The window GGCCCGCCGTCGCAGATTTTCTCCGCGCCCAAAGAGGTCCGAACTCAACAATTTTTGCAAAGCGTTCTTCACTAGGAGCCCGTGATGAGTGAAGTGATCACCCAGCCTCTGGGCGCCGAAGGCATGATCCGCATGGAGGGCGTACACAAGTGGTACGGCCAGTTCCACGTGCTCAAGGACATCAACCTGAACGTGCGTCAGGGCGAGCGTATCGTGTTGTGCGGGCCCTCGGGCTCGGGTAAATCCACGACCATCCGTTGCCTGAACCGTCTGGAAGAGCACCAGCAAGGTCGCATCGTGGTTGACGGCACCGAGTTGACCTCGGACCTCAAGCAGATCGAAACCATCCGCCGCGAAGTCGGCATGGTGTTCCAGCACTTCAACCTGTTCCCGCACCTGACCATTCTGCAGAACTGCACACTGGCCCCGATGTGGGTGCGCAAGATGCCGAAGAAAAAGGCTGAAGAAATCGCCATGCACTACCTGGAGCGCGTACGCATTCCAGAGCAGGCGCATAAATTCCCGGGCCAGCTTTCCGGCGGTCAGCAACAGCGTGTGGCGATCGCCCGTGCGCTGTGCATGAAGCCGAAAATCATGCTGTTCGACGAGCCGACCTCGGCACTCGATCCGGAAATGGTGAAGGAAGTTCTGGACACCATGGTTGGCCTGGCTGAAGAAGGCATGACCATGCTCTGCGTCACCCACGAAATGGGTTTTGCCCGCACCGTGGCCAACCGCGTGATCTTCATGGACAAAGGCGAAATCGTCGAGCAAGCCGCTCCAAACGACTTCTTCGACAATCCACAGAGTGACCGTACCCGTCTGTTCCTGAGCCAGATCTTGCATTGATTGGTTGAGTGACTGTGAACAGCAGTTTGTCTGACAAACCGCTGTTCGCGGCCTTCGGCCACTCCTGCAGGGCGGCCTTGCGCCCAAAAACGAGGACGCGTAGGAGTGCCGCAAAAGTGCGGTGTCAGGGACATTCCGGTATCTTTGCCGGTCCCGCGCCGCCGTTCGGAAACACGCATGCCCAAACCACCTGATAGTGCCTTGCCCAAAGGCGCGAGCCTGACCCTGATCGACGTCGCCAAAGTGGCGGGTGTTTCGCCGATGACGGTTTCCCGGGCTCTGCATCGCCCTGAGTTGGTGAGTGAAAAGACCCGCAACAAGGTGCGTGAAGCGGTGCGTGCGACTGGCTATGTGTCGAACATGTTGGCCGGTGGTCTGGCGAGCAACAAAAGCAGGCTGGTGGCGATTTTCCTGCCGACCATCGCCAACTCGATTTTTGCCGATACCGTGCAGGCGTTGATGGACTCACTGACCAAGGCGGGTTATCAGACCATGCTTGGGCTGACCGGTTATTCCGCCGAGCAGGAAGAGGCGCTGCTCGAAGCCGTGCTTGGGCGGCGGCCAGATGGCATCGTGCTGACCGGCACTTTGCACACCGAGGCCAGCCGCGTGCGATTGGCTCAGGCTGGGATTCCTGTTGTTGAAGCCTGGGACTTGAGCGAAGCGCCTATTGATATGTTGGTGGGGTTTTCTCATGAAGCCGTGGGCGAGGCCGTCGCGCGGCATTTGTTGGAAAAGAAGTACAAGCGCTTCTCCGTCGTGACCATCAGCGACCCTCGAGGCTTGCGCCGCTGCAACAGTTTGCTTGCCGAACTTGAGCGGCACGGCATCGGCGATGTGCCGGTTGAAGTGCTGGCACCCCCGGCCACGCTGGAAGTGGGGCGCGAGGGTTTGCGTCGTCTGCTGGAGCGGGAGACCCCGCCCGAGATTGTCATTTGCAGTTCTGACACCATCGCCCAGGGCGTGCTGGCGGAAGCGGCCAGCCGAGGCATCCGTATCCCCGAGGAGCTGGCGGTCATGGGCTTTGGTGATTTGAGCAGCGCCGCGCAAGTCTATCCGGCGTTGTCGACGGTGAAGGTCGATGGGCTGCGCATCGGCCAGTTGACCGC of the Paucimonas lemoignei genome contains:
- the artM_1 gene encoding amino acid ABC transporter ATP-binding protein, which encodes MSEVITQPLGAEGMIRMEGVHKWYGQFHVLKDINLNVRQGERIVLCGPSGSGKSTTIRCLNRLEEHQQGRIVVDGTELTSDLKQIETIRREVGMVFQHFNLFPHLTILQNCTLAPMWVRKMPKKKAEEIAMHYLERVRIPEQAHKFPGQLSGGQQQRVAIARALCMKPKIMLFDEPTSALDPEMVKEVLDTMVGLAEEGMTMLCVTHEMGFARTVANRVIFMDKGEIVEQAAPNDFFDNPQSDRTRLFLSQILH
- the gntR_1 gene encoding LacI family transcriptional regulator, which encodes MPQKCGVRDIPVSLPVPRRRSETRMPKPPDSALPKGASLTLIDVAKVAGVSPMTVSRALHRPELVSEKTRNKVREAVRATGYVSNMLAGGLASNKSRLVAIFLPTIANSIFADTVQALMDSLTKAGYQTMLGLTGYSAEQEEALLEAVLGRRPDGIVLTGTLHTEASRVRLAQAGIPVVEAWDLSEAPIDMLVGFSHEAVGEAVARHLLEKKYKRFSVVTISDPRGLRRCNSLLAELERHGIGDVPVEVLAPPATLEVGREGLRRLLERETPPEIVICSSDTIAQGVLAEAASRGIRIPEELAVMGFGDLSSAAQVYPALSTVKVDGLRIGQLTAQALLERFNHTGSGEKPLRVDTGFTLIDRATT